The Pantoea vagans genome includes a window with the following:
- a CDS encoding amino acid ABC transporter permease: MGLDQQVVAALPELGHGLLMTLVLTVLASLVSVVMGQLGCFLQLRRAWIWRFIGRLYVSLMRGTPAIVQLFVVFFTLPRLGLGGQPMLAAVVAIGLNSGAYVAEILRVNRSLVTRGQLEAARTLGLSRFMTWWYVINPQVMRASLPMLVNEFTILLKTTPLASVVALTELTYAGQIVIARTYEATQVLLLVAAGYLLIAMPLIAAARRLEVKRRSA; this comes from the coding sequence ATGGGGCTGGATCAACAGGTAGTGGCCGCGCTGCCGGAACTCGGACACGGCCTGCTGATGACGCTGGTGCTCACCGTACTGGCCTCATTAGTCAGCGTGGTGATGGGGCAGCTCGGCTGCTTCCTGCAACTGCGCCGTGCCTGGATCTGGCGTTTCATCGGTCGGTTATATGTCAGCCTGATGCGCGGGACACCGGCCATCGTGCAGCTATTTGTGGTGTTTTTCACCTTGCCGCGTTTGGGCTTGGGCGGTCAGCCAATGCTGGCCGCGGTGGTCGCCATCGGCCTCAACAGCGGTGCCTATGTGGCGGAAATTTTGCGTGTGAACCGCTCGTTAGTGACGCGTGGCCAGCTCGAAGCGGCACGTACCTTGGGCTTAAGCCGCTTTATGACCTGGTGGTATGTCATCAATCCGCAGGTGATGCGCGCCAGTCTGCCGATGCTGGTCAATGAGTTCACCATTCTGCTGAAAACCACGCCGCTAGCCTCGGTGGTGGCACTCACTGAGTTGACCTATGCCGGGCAAATTGTCATTGCGCGCACCTATGAGGCCACGCAAGTGCTGTTGCTGGTGGCGGCAGGTTATCTGTTGATCGCCATGCCATTGATTGCCGCTGCACGGCGTCTGGAAGTGAAACGGAGGAGTGCGTAA
- a CDS encoding urea carboxylase-associated family protein gives MLLMRESFEETAERTLAPSVTVKPGSVGSIKVLRGQLLRITAQGDGAVASLFGFSLADPAVWLSVHHTRVFSNSYLLGSGMRLVNNRRRPMMVLGKDSVKRHDLLLPASTSAFLAERGYQGEGCLEAVSAELARLGMAVPKLPDPINLFMHVKLTRAGDLLPEPNLTKAGDSITCRVVMDTQFIVSACNTGIEGNDRPAPLLLSVAENLHDFNAE, from the coding sequence ATGCTGTTAATGCGTGAAAGTTTTGAAGAGACCGCCGAGCGTACGCTGGCACCGTCGGTCACGGTAAAGCCGGGAAGCGTTGGATCGATCAAGGTGCTGCGCGGCCAGTTGCTGCGGATCACCGCGCAGGGCGACGGCGCGGTAGCCTCGCTGTTTGGTTTTAGTCTGGCCGATCCAGCGGTATGGCTGTCGGTGCATCACACCCGCGTGTTCAGCAACAGCTATCTGTTGGGTTCTGGCATGCGTCTGGTGAACAACCGTCGCCGTCCGATGATGGTACTGGGCAAAGACAGCGTGAAACGTCATGACCTGCTGCTGCCAGCCTCGACCTCGGCGTTTCTTGCCGAGCGTGGTTATCAGGGCGAGGGTTGCCTCGAAGCGGTCAGCGCGGAACTGGCGCGACTGGGAATGGCGGTGCCGAAGCTACCGGACCCCATCAACCTGTTTATGCACGTCAAGCTGACGCGTGCGGGTGACTTGCTGCCTGAGCCGAACCTGACCAAAGCCGGTGACAGCATCACCTGCCGTGTGGTGATGGATACCCAGTTCATTGTCTCTGCCTGCAACACCGGCATCGAAGGTAACGATCGTCCGGCACCGCTGCTGCTGTCGGTGGCGGAGAACCTGCACGACTTTAACGCGGAGTAA
- a CDS encoding DUF1989 domain-containing protein codes for MCQCNLTVPAGHGKTFRVRKGQFITVIDSEGQQAADFVAVNAGDLNEKLSPVHTRQHLRSLFFKPGDALWSSENRPMLRILADSIGIHDANVPACDRTRFSVDFGVEGHRNCVDNLLEGMKEFGVTYFSLPEPFNLFQNGPVTADGRMEVTDPNSKAGDSITFEALCDLICSVSSCPQDIIPGNGLQVTPIDIVVSDHFHAEEMIHAVNA; via the coding sequence ATGTGCCAGTGCAACCTGACGGTGCCTGCGGGCCATGGCAAAACCTTCCGCGTGCGTAAGGGCCAGTTTATTACCGTGATTGACAGTGAAGGGCAGCAGGCGGCCGATTTTGTCGCGGTGAATGCCGGTGACCTGAACGAAAAGCTGTCGCCGGTGCATACCCGTCAGCATCTGCGTTCGCTGTTCTTCAAGCCGGGCGATGCGCTCTGGTCGAGTGAAAACCGTCCGATGCTGCGCATTCTGGCTGACAGCATCGGCATTCACGATGCCAACGTGCCTGCTTGCGATCGCACCCGTTTTAGCGTGGATTTCGGTGTCGAAGGGCACCGTAACTGCGTGGATAACCTGCTGGAAGGCATGAAAGAGTTTGGTGTGACCTACTTCTCGCTACCAGAGCCGTTCAACCTGTTCCAGAACGGCCCGGTCACCGCCGATGGTCGTATGGAAGTGACCGATCCCAACAGTAAAGCCGGCGACAGTATTACTTTTGAAGCGCTGTGCGATCTGATCTGCTCTGTCTCGTCCTGCCCGCAGGACATCATTCCGGGCAACGGTTTGCAGGTTACGCCGATTGATATCGTGGTGAGTGACCATTTTCACGCTGAGGAGATGATTCATGCTGTTAATGCGTGA
- a CDS encoding DUF1989 domain-containing protein: MSAEFQHREVITIPARYGKAVRLKKGEAVQVINTHGTQVVDCWAYNAHDVSEYMCMEATRVWNQRLNPKVGDSFITSQRHPILTLVADTSPGVHDSFMAACDARRYELLGCTEYHRNCHDNLFEGMRELGVDLPHGNLASLNIFMNIQVQPDGITLKTLPVVTKPGDYIVLRAEMDCFVAFSACPQDIVSIQGQGDNTPRDAELRILTAGFPQLQLQGAWVPA; the protein is encoded by the coding sequence ATGTCGGCTGAATTTCAGCATCGTGAAGTGATCACCATCCCCGCACGCTACGGTAAAGCGGTGCGTTTGAAAAAAGGCGAAGCGGTGCAGGTGATCAACACCCACGGCACCCAGGTGGTGGATTGCTGGGCTTACAACGCGCACGACGTCAGCGAATATATGTGTATGGAAGCCACGCGCGTGTGGAACCAACGGCTGAACCCCAAAGTCGGTGACAGCTTTATCACCAGCCAGCGCCACCCGATTCTGACTTTAGTGGCGGATACTTCACCCGGCGTGCATGACTCTTTTATGGCCGCATGCGATGCGCGTCGATATGAGCTGCTGGGCTGTACGGAGTATCACCGTAACTGCCACGATAACCTGTTCGAGGGCATGCGCGAATTGGGCGTGGATTTACCGCATGGTAATCTGGCGTCACTGAATATTTTCATGAACATTCAGGTGCAGCCGGATGGCATCACCCTGAAAACCTTGCCGGTGGTGACCAAGCCGGGCGACTACATCGTGCTGCGCGCCGAGATGGATTGCTTTGTGGCGTTTTCAGCCTGCCCGCAGGATATTGTGAGTATTCAGGGGCAGGGCGATAACACCCCGCGCGATGCCGAGTTGCGCATTCTGACCGCAGGTTTCCCGCAGCTGCAGCTGCAAGGGGCGTGGGTGCCCGCGTAA
- a CDS encoding transporter substrate-binding domain-containing protein, with translation MKKTALLIAALLSVGTMAQAQADTLSDIKSSGKITVGIDPTFPPYEYTDDKGEITGYSVAIMQSFAKDLGVKVEFQKTAFSGILPGLISGSFNAEGSSLNLTAERAKKVLFTVPYSKTVNGVLMRDDGAKAFSGKTLTPESLSGLRGAVKTSSVPEQLLKGFNEQLKKEGKKPITIINVDSLDQTVSTLMTKRADFVYDDISVLAPVAKKYSGKVAQVGEVGPSQWMGWATRKEDGSLNKAISDHILAMQKDGELTKLQQQYLGTTFTVPASDFIPQE, from the coding sequence ATGAAAAAAACAGCACTGCTGATCGCCGCACTTCTCTCCGTTGGCACCATGGCACAGGCGCAAGCCGACACCCTGAGTGACATCAAAAGCAGCGGCAAAATCACCGTTGGGATCGATCCAACCTTTCCTCCATACGAATACACCGACGACAAAGGCGAGATCACCGGCTACAGCGTGGCGATCATGCAATCCTTCGCCAAAGATCTCGGTGTAAAAGTTGAGTTTCAAAAAACCGCTTTCAGCGGCATTTTGCCGGGCCTGATCTCCGGCTCGTTCAACGCGGAAGGTTCCTCTCTCAACCTGACGGCTGAACGCGCGAAGAAAGTGCTGTTCACCGTGCCTTACAGCAAAACCGTTAACGGCGTATTGATGCGTGACGATGGGGCGAAAGCGTTCAGCGGCAAAACCCTGACGCCAGAGAGCCTGTCGGGCCTGCGTGGTGCCGTGAAAACTTCCAGCGTGCCTGAGCAGTTGCTGAAAGGGTTCAATGAGCAGCTGAAGAAAGAGGGCAAAAAACCGATCACCATCATCAACGTGGATTCGCTGGACCAGACCGTCAGCACCCTGATGACCAAACGCGCTGACTTCGTCTATGACGATATCTCGGTGCTGGCGCCGGTAGCGAAAAAATACAGCGGCAAAGTAGCACAGGTGGGTGAAGTCGGGCCATCGCAGTGGATGGGTTGGGCAACGCGTAAAGAAGATGGCAGCCTGAACAAAGCCATCAGCGACCATATTCTGGCGATGCAGAAAGACGGCGAGCTGACCAAACTGCAGCAGCAGTATCTCGGCACCACCTTTACCGTTCCCGCCAGCGATTTCATCCCTCAGGAGTAA
- the prfB gene encoding peptide chain release factor 2 (programmed frameshift), whose amino-acid sequence MFEINPVKNRIQDLSERSDVLRGYLDYDAKKERLEEVNAELEQPDVWNEPERAQALGKERASLEAVVETLDHMRQGLEDVQGLLDLAVEADDEETFNEAVAELDALEVKLGELEFRRMFSGEYDSADCYMDIQAGSGGTEAQDWASMLLRMYLRWAEAKGYKTEIIEESDGEVAGTKSATIKIIGDYAFGWLRTETGVHRLVRKSPFDSGGRRHTSFSSVFIYPEVDDNIDIDINPADLRIDVYRASGAGGQHVNKTESAVRITHLPTNIVVQCQNDRSQHKNKDQAFKQLRAKLYEYEMQKKNADKQAAEDNKSDIGWGSQIRSYVLDDSRIKDLRTSVETRNTQAVLDGDIDRFIEASLKAGL is encoded by the exons ATGTTTGAAATTAATCCGGTCAAAAATCGTATTCAGGACCTCAGCGAGCGCAGCGACGTTCTTAGGGGGTATCTT GACTATGATGCCAAGAAAGAACGCCTCGAAGAAGTAAACGCCGAGCTGGAACAACCTGACGTCTGGAACGAACCAGAACGTGCTCAGGCGCTGGGCAAAGAACGTGCTTCACTGGAAGCCGTGGTGGAAACCTTAGACCACATGCGTCAAGGCCTGGAAGATGTGCAGGGCTTGCTCGATCTGGCCGTTGAAGCCGACGACGAAGAGACCTTCAACGAAGCCGTTGCTGAACTCGATGCACTCGAAGTGAAACTGGGCGAACTCGAATTCCGTCGCATGTTCTCCGGCGAATATGACAGCGCTGACTGCTACATGGATATCCAGGCCGGTTCTGGCGGCACCGAAGCGCAAGACTGGGCCAGCATGCTGCTGCGCATGTACCTGCGCTGGGCGGAAGCCAAAGGTTATAAAACCGAAATCATTGAAGAGTCTGACGGTGAAGTTGCGGGCACCAAGTCTGCCACCATCAAAATCATCGGTGACTACGCATTTGGCTGGCTGCGCACGGAAACCGGTGTCCATCGCCTGGTGCGTAAGAGTCCGTTTGACTCCGGCGGCCGTCGCCACACCTCATTCAGTTCGGTGTTTATTTACCCGGAAGTGGATGACAACATCGATATCGATATCAATCCAGCCGATCTGCGTATCGACGTCTACCGTGCCTCGGGCGCGGGTGGTCAGCACGTTAACAAAACCGAGTCTGCGGTGCGTATTACCCACTTGCCGACCAATATTGTAGTGCAGTGCCAGAACGACCGTTCACAGCATAAAAACAAAGATCAGGCTTTCAAGCAGCTGCGTGCAAAACTGTACGAATATGAGATGCAGAAGAAAAACGCTGACAAGCAGGCTGCGGAAGATAATAAATCCGATATCGGCTGGGGCAGTCAGATTCGCTCTTACGTGCTCGATGATTCACGTATCAAGGATCTGCGCACCAGCGTAGAGACGCGCAATACTCAAGCGGTGCTGGATGGCGACATCGACCGTTTTATTGAAGCAAGTTTAAAAGCAGGGTTATAA
- a CDS encoding amino acid ABC transporter permease: protein MDWQAILSSLPSLGDGLIATLQLCIVAALCSLAWGGLMALLLMRASPFWLRLLNLYSGLTLALPLLVVIYLLYFVLPEYDITLSSPVVGVLALTLYYAPYIAQVIRAAIEALPKGQWEACRVLGLSRTEQLRDVVLPQTLPQMLSPLVGLMIGLIKDSALLSIVSVQEFMYAAKQAISDTYAPLEIYLTVAVCYWVLNSLIDWLARRLESRMTRYRRGMQH, encoded by the coding sequence ATGGATTGGCAGGCAATTCTTTCATCACTTCCCTCGCTCGGCGATGGTCTGATCGCCACGCTGCAACTGTGTATCGTGGCCGCGCTCTGCTCACTGGCATGGGGCGGGCTGATGGCGCTGCTGCTGATGCGCGCTTCGCCGTTCTGGCTGCGCTTGCTCAATCTCTACAGTGGGTTAACGCTGGCGTTGCCGCTGCTGGTGGTGATCTATCTGCTCTATTTTGTGCTGCCGGAATATGACATCACGCTGTCATCACCGGTGGTCGGCGTGCTGGCATTGACGCTTTATTACGCGCCTTATATCGCGCAGGTGATTCGCGCCGCGATTGAAGCCTTGCCGAAAGGGCAGTGGGAAGCGTGTCGGGTACTGGGTTTGAGCCGCACGGAGCAGCTGCGCGATGTGGTGCTGCCGCAAACCTTGCCGCAGATGCTGTCACCGCTGGTGGGGCTGATGATCGGGTTGATCAAAGACTCGGCGCTGCTCTCAATCGTCTCGGTGCAGGAGTTTATGTACGCCGCGAAACAGGCGATTTCGGATACCTACGCACCGCTGGAGATCTACCTCACTGTGGCGGTGTGTTACTGGGTGCTCAACAGTCTGATCGACTGGCTGGCGCGCCGCCTTGAATCTCGCATGACGCGCTATCGCCGCGGCATGCAGCATTAA
- the lysS gene encoding lysine--tRNA ligase, with the protein MSEQQPQSADAALELNNELKARREKLSALREKGIAFPNDFRRDTTSDVLHASYDAKENEELEALGVEVSVAGRMMTRRIMGKASFATLQDVGGQIQIYVSRDDLPEGVYNEQFKKWDLGDILGARGKLFKTKTGELSIHITELRLLTKALRPLPDKFHGLADQETRYRQRYLDLISNDDSRNTFKVRSKIMAGIRQFMVNRDFMEVETPMMQVIPGGASARPFITHHNALDIDMYLRIAPELYLKRLVVGGFDRVFEINRNFRNEGISPRHNPEFTMMELYMAYADYKDLIELTESLFRTLAQDVLGTTEVPYGDHTFDFGKPFEKLTMREAIKKYRPETDLNDLEDFDKAVAIAKSLHIKVEKSWGLGRVVTEIFEETAEASLIQPTFITEYPAEVSPLARRNDENPEITDRFEFFIGGREIGNGFSELNDAEDQAERFLQQVNAKDAGDDEAMFYDEDYVTALEHGLPPTAGLGIGIDRMVMLFTNSHTIRDVILFPALRPTGK; encoded by the coding sequence ATGTCTGAACAACAACCGCAGAGCGCTGATGCCGCCCTTGAGTTAAACAACGAACTGAAAGCGCGTCGCGAAAAACTCAGCGCGCTGCGTGAAAAGGGCATCGCGTTTCCCAATGATTTCCGTCGCGATACCACCTCCGATGTGCTGCACGCCAGCTATGACGCCAAAGAAAACGAAGAGCTGGAAGCACTCGGCGTCGAAGTGAGCGTTGCAGGTCGTATGATGACGCGTCGCATCATGGGTAAAGCCTCCTTCGCCACGCTGCAGGATGTTGGTGGCCAGATTCAGATCTACGTTTCACGTGACGATCTGCCAGAAGGCGTTTACAACGAGCAGTTCAAGAAGTGGGACCTCGGCGATATCCTCGGCGCGCGCGGTAAGTTGTTCAAGACCAAAACCGGTGAGTTGTCGATTCACATCACTGAGCTGCGTCTGCTGACCAAAGCATTGCGTCCGCTGCCGGATAAATTCCACGGTCTGGCCGATCAGGAAACCCGTTATCGCCAGCGTTATCTGGATCTGATCTCGAACGACGATTCACGTAACACCTTCAAAGTGCGTTCTAAAATTATGGCCGGCATCCGCCAGTTCATGGTTAACCGTGACTTTATGGAAGTGGAAACCCCAATGATGCAGGTGATCCCTGGCGGTGCGTCTGCCCGTCCGTTCATCACCCATCACAATGCGCTCGACATCGATATGTACCTGCGTATTGCGCCAGAGCTGTACCTGAAGCGTCTGGTGGTCGGTGGTTTTGATCGCGTATTCGAGATCAACCGTAACTTCCGTAACGAAGGTATTTCGCCACGTCATAACCCAGAGTTCACCATGATGGAACTCTACATGGCGTATGCGGATTACAAAGATCTGATCGAACTGACCGAAAGCCTGTTCCGTACTCTGGCGCAAGACGTGCTGGGCACCACCGAAGTGCCTTACGGTGACCACACCTTCGATTTCGGTAAGCCGTTTGAGAAGCTCACCATGCGTGAAGCGATCAAAAAGTACCGTCCAGAGACTGACCTGAACGATCTGGAAGACTTTGATAAAGCGGTCGCGATTGCCAAGTCGCTGCACATCAAAGTGGAAAAGAGCTGGGGTCTGGGCCGCGTGGTCACTGAGATCTTCGAAGAGACCGCAGAAGCAAGTCTGATTCAGCCGACCTTCATCACTGAATATCCGGCTGAAGTGTCACCGCTGGCACGTCGTAACGACGAGAACCCAGAAATCACTGACCGCTTTGAGTTCTTCATTGGCGGCCGTGAAATCGGTAACGGCTTCTCCGAGTTGAACGATGCAGAAGATCAGGCTGAGCGTTTCCTGCAGCAGGTGAATGCCAAAGATGCTGGCGATGACGAAGCGATGTTCTACGACGAAGATTACGTCACCGCACTGGAGCACGGCCTGCCGCCAACCGCAGGTCTGGGTATCGGTATCGACCGTATGGTGATGCTGTTCACCAACAGCCACACCATCCGTGATGTGATCCTGTTCCCAGCGTTGCGTCCGACCGGTAAATAA
- a CDS encoding MurR/RpiR family transcriptional regulator, with product MSAKAATLEGRIQQHWDQLSSHEQRLADVLLAAPGQLAMNTATELAQSAGVSKATTTRFFRHLGYESYEAARRQAREMQSSGSPLYLQAVPTASPLASIMQQHLEREIANLVNSYRTLDSEQLQQAVSAIAQARRVVVMGWRHSQTIAQLIYRDLVHIHADVRLLPRPGDSLAEHLAALNKQDVVICVGLRRRMPALEAAMNALAERDVPMLYIADVLSGKPARHAQWVVRCHTDSSLIFDSTAALSGVCNLLCSLVARQMGKTSNDHLAQIEALHQSLDELE from the coding sequence ATGAGTGCAAAAGCGGCAACGTTAGAGGGCCGGATACAACAGCACTGGGATCAACTCTCCAGCCATGAACAGAGACTGGCCGACGTGCTGCTGGCCGCACCGGGTCAGTTGGCGATGAACACCGCCACCGAACTGGCGCAGAGCGCGGGGGTCTCCAAGGCCACCACAACGCGTTTTTTCCGCCATTTGGGCTACGAAAGCTACGAAGCCGCACGCCGCCAGGCGCGTGAAATGCAGAGCAGTGGTTCGCCGCTTTATCTGCAAGCCGTACCCACCGCGTCACCGCTCGCCAGTATCATGCAGCAGCATCTGGAGCGAGAAATCGCCAATCTGGTCAACAGCTATCGCACGCTGGACAGCGAACAACTGCAGCAGGCGGTGAGCGCGATTGCTCAAGCACGCCGTGTGGTGGTGATGGGCTGGCGTCATAGCCAGACTATCGCACAGCTGATTTACCGCGATCTGGTGCATATCCATGCCGATGTACGGCTGTTACCTCGTCCCGGCGACTCGCTGGCTGAACACCTCGCCGCGCTCAATAAACAAGACGTGGTGATTTGTGTTGGCCTGCGCCGCCGCATGCCCGCGCTGGAAGCGGCGATGAATGCACTGGCTGAGCGTGACGTGCCGATGCTCTACATCGCGGATGTGCTCTCTGGCAAACCCGCGCGCCACGCGCAGTGGGTGGTGCGCTGCCACACTGACAGCAGTTTAATCTTCGACAGCACCGCCGCGCTCTCTGGCGTGTGCAATCTACTCTGTTCACTGGTGGCCCGACAAATGGGCAAAACCAGTAATGACCACCTCGCACAAATCGAAGCGTTGCACCAATCTCTCGACGAACTCGAATAA
- a CDS encoding MFS transporter: MPVALLALALSAFAIGTTEFVIMGLLPEVAGDLQVSIPSAGWLISGYALGVAIGAPIMALLTAKLPRKRTLILLMIIFIIGNVLCALAYTYNLLMLARVVTALCHGAFFGIGSVVAASLVAPSRQASAVALMFTGLTLANVLGVPLGTWFGQLFGWRATFWGVAIIGILAFIALIVSLPTNKEEKPVHLASEVSALANGKLWLSLLMTVFFAAAMFALFSYIAPLLLQVTGITDRGVSWTLFLIGAGLTVGNILGGKLADWKVSFSLILSFVLIAVFSLLFSWTSHALWLAEITLFLWAMATFATVPGLQINVVRHGKEAPNLVSTLNISAFNVGNALGAWVGGAVIDKGYGLTAVPVAAAALAVVGLVICLITFRKSGGQGEAVRA, translated from the coding sequence ATGCCTGTTGCATTACTGGCGCTGGCGCTGAGTGCGTTCGCCATCGGCACCACGGAGTTCGTCATTATGGGATTACTGCCGGAAGTGGCGGGCGATCTGCAGGTGTCGATTCCTTCAGCAGGATGGCTGATCAGCGGGTACGCGCTGGGTGTGGCCATCGGTGCACCGATCATGGCGCTGTTGACCGCCAAACTGCCGCGTAAACGCACGCTCATTCTGCTGATGATCATCTTCATCATCGGTAACGTACTCTGTGCGCTGGCTTACACCTACAACCTGTTAATGCTGGCGCGCGTGGTGACTGCACTCTGCCATGGAGCCTTCTTCGGTATCGGTTCGGTGGTGGCGGCGAGCCTGGTGGCACCCAGCCGTCAGGCCTCTGCGGTGGCGCTGATGTTCACCGGCTTAACCCTGGCAAACGTGCTGGGCGTGCCGCTCGGTACCTGGTTTGGTCAGCTGTTCGGCTGGCGCGCCACCTTCTGGGGCGTCGCGATTATCGGTATCCTCGCCTTTATCGCCTTGATCGTCAGTCTCCCGACCAACAAAGAAGAGAAACCGGTACATCTGGCCAGTGAAGTGAGTGCGCTCGCCAACGGCAAACTGTGGCTTTCATTGCTGATGACGGTGTTCTTCGCGGCTGCGATGTTTGCCCTGTTCAGCTACATTGCGCCCCTGTTGTTGCAGGTGACGGGGATTACCGATCGTGGCGTGAGCTGGACGCTGTTCCTGATTGGTGCGGGCTTAACCGTGGGCAATATTCTGGGCGGTAAACTGGCCGACTGGAAAGTCTCCTTCAGCCTGATCCTGAGCTTTGTGCTGATCGCCGTCTTCTCGCTGCTGTTCAGCTGGACCAGCCATGCACTGTGGCTGGCCGAAATCACCCTGTTCCTGTGGGCGATGGCGACTTTTGCCACCGTGCCAGGTTTGCAGATTAACGTGGTGCGCCACGGTAAAGAGGCACCGAACCTGGTCTCTACCCTGAACATCTCGGCGTTCAACGTCGGGAACGCGCTCGGTGCCTGGGTCGGTGGTGCGGTGATTGATAAAGGTTACGGCCTGACCGCTGTGCCGGTGGCGGCGGCTGCGCTGGCGGTGGTCGGGCTGGTGATCTGCCTGATCACCTTCCGCAAGTCGGGAGGGCAGGGCGAAGCGGTACGCGCTTAA
- a CDS encoding LysR family transcriptional regulator, protein MAKINWRLIEIFHAVMTSGNLTQAATLLHTSQPTVSRELARLEQQLGLQLFERVRGRLQPTVQGLRLYEEVQRSWYGLDRIMDAAEGLRQFRQGELSIACLPVFSQSLLPPLLQPFLQRYPQVSLNIIPQESPLLEEWLSAQRYDLGLTETQHAPAGTDRLPLLTCDEVCVLPPQHPLCQRDVLTPQDFHGENYVSLSRSDSYRQLLDSLFHEQEVERRLVLETHSAASVCAMVRAGVGISIVNPLTALDYADSGVVMRRFSVAVPFTVSLVRPQHRPASALVDHFCDHLQQQVATFTQRIADRLV, encoded by the coding sequence ATGGCAAAAATTAACTGGCGACTTATCGAAATTTTTCATGCGGTGATGACCAGCGGTAACCTGACGCAGGCGGCTACGCTGCTGCATACCTCGCAGCCCACGGTCAGCCGCGAGCTTGCAAGGCTGGAACAACAGCTAGGCTTACAGCTGTTTGAACGGGTGCGTGGGCGTTTACAACCGACAGTACAAGGCTTACGGCTGTACGAAGAGGTGCAGCGTTCGTGGTATGGACTGGACCGCATCATGGATGCCGCAGAAGGGCTGCGCCAGTTTCGTCAGGGCGAACTGTCGATTGCCTGTCTGCCGGTGTTTTCCCAGTCACTGCTGCCACCGTTGTTACAACCTTTCCTGCAACGCTATCCACAGGTGAGTTTGAACATCATTCCGCAGGAGTCACCGCTGCTGGAAGAGTGGCTGTCGGCGCAACGCTACGATCTCGGCCTGACCGAAACCCAACACGCGCCCGCAGGCACTGATCGTCTGCCGCTGCTGACCTGCGATGAAGTGTGCGTGTTGCCGCCGCAGCATCCGTTGTGCCAGCGTGACGTCCTGACGCCACAGGATTTCCACGGGGAAAATTACGTCAGCCTGTCGCGCAGTGACAGCTATCGTCAGTTACTGGATTCGCTGTTTCATGAGCAAGAGGTTGAGCGTCGTTTAGTGCTGGAAACGCACAGTGCCGCGTCGGTGTGCGCCATGGTGCGGGCGGGGGTGGGGATTTCGATTGTGAACCCGCTGACGGCGCTGGATTACGCCGACAGCGGGGTAGTGATGCGTCGCTTCAGCGTTGCCGTGCCGTTCACCGTCAGCCTGGTGCGGCCGCAACATCGTCCCGCATCGGCACTGGTTGATCACTTCTGCGACCACCTGCAGCAGCAGGTGGCCACCTTTACCCAACGCATTGCCGATCGTCTGGTTTAA